The following coding sequences lie in one Arachis ipaensis cultivar K30076 chromosome B05, Araip1.1, whole genome shotgun sequence genomic window:
- the LOC107644145 gene encoding putative pentatricopeptide repeat-containing protein At1g12700, mitochondrial, which produces MLTSSTSRITFIFRYSLLQIPNFVSFPSSSSLHSHSEPPSLRHVDEAVDSFTRMLSMRRPPSITQFNKILGSLAKTNHFPTSISLFRQLQARGIAPDLFTLSIAINCCFGMGRMTLAFSVLAKIFRMDYQPDTVTFTTILKGLCLCGSVEKAVRFHDRLLAHGFHFNQVTYGTLINGLCKTGHTSAAIQVLRKIPRYGIAPDVFMYSAIIDSLCKDTLVSQAFQLFSEMLAKGISPDIITYSSLIFGLCLEGQYKEAIDLLSDMVHRNITPNVYTYNTLIDGLCKEGKIKDAKSVLAVMAKHGVKPDVVTYTSLMDGYCLVNQVNKAKYVFNTMAQSRVSLDVQSYSIMINGFCKSRMVDEALNLFEEMRRKNLVPDTVTYNTLFDGLSKSKRISRALELLVEMHHRGQPADVVTYNSLLNGMFKNQQLNEAFMLFNQMKECAIDTDIFTYNILIDGLCKGGRLIDAKEIFQDLSVKGFRPNVRTYNIMINGLCKEGLFEEALALLSKMEGNGCLPNAVTFETVIHALFEKDENGMVEKLLREMVARGLLN; this is translated from the coding sequence ATGTTGACATCCTCAACCTCAAGGATCACTTTCATTTTTAGGTATTCTCTTCTCCAAATCCCTAATTTTGTTTCCTTCCCTTCCTCTTCATCCCTTCACTCTCATTCTGAGCCCCCATCCCTTCGCCACGTTGATGAAGCTGTTGATTCCTTCACTCGCATGCTCTCTATGCGTCGCCCTCCATCAATAACCCAATTTAACAAGATTTTGGGGTCTCTTGCCAAGACCAACCATTTCCCCACTTCCATTTCCCTTTTTCGGCAATTGCAAGCCAGAGGAATCGCTCCCGACTTATTTACTTTGAGCATCGCAATCAATTGTTGTTTCGGCATGGGTCGTATGACGCTTGCTTTCTCTGTATTGGCCAAGATTTTCAGAATGGATTATCAACCTGATACGGTAACATTCACAACAATCCTGAAAGGTCTCTGTCTCTGTGGTAGTGTTGAAAAAGCAGTGCGCTTTCATGACAGACTGCTGGCTCATGGATTTCACTTTAATCAAGTCACTTATGGGACCTTGATCAATGGCCTCTGTAAGACCGGACACACATCAGCTGCCATTCAAGTGTTGAGAAAGATCCCACGGTATGGCATTGCTCCTGATGTCTTCATGTACAGCGCAATTATTGATAGCCTCTGCAAGGATACACTTGTAAGTCAGGCTTTTCAGTTATTCTCTGAAATGCTTGCTAAGGGAATTTCTCCCGACATTATCACATACAGTTCTCTCATTTTTGGATTGTGTCTTGAGGGTCAATATAAGGAAGCCATTGATTTGTTAAGTGATATGGTGCATAGAAACATTACTCCTAATGTTTATACCTATAATACTTTGATTGATGGGCTATGCAAGGAAGGAAAGATCAAAGATGCTAAGAGTGTATTGGCTGTAATGGCAAAACATGGTGTGAAACCAGATGTAGTTACTTATACCAGCTTAATGGATGGATATTGTTTGGTTAATCAAGTAAATAAGGCAAAATATGTATTCAACACAATGGCCCAAAGTAGAGTTTCACTCGATGTTCAAAGTTACAGTATCATGATTAATGGCTTCTGCAAAAGTAGAATGGTCGATGAAGCCTTGAATCTCTTTGAAGAAATGCGTCGCAAGAACTTGGTTCCAGACACGGTAACTTACAACACTCTTTTTGATGGCTTGAGCAAATCGAAAAGAATCTCCCGTGCTTTGGAGCTTCTTGTCGAGATGCATCATAGAGGTCAACCTGCTGATGTAGTCACTTATAATTCGTTGTTGAATGGGATGTTCAAAAACCAACAACTTAACGAGGCATTTATGTTATTCAATCAAATGAAAGAGTGTGCCATTGATACAGATATATTCACTTACAATATACTTATAGATGGCCTATGCAAAGGTGGAAGACTTATAGATGCAAAAGAGATTTTTCAAGATCTTTCTGTTAAAGGCTTTCGTCCAAATGTGAGGACATACAATATTATGATCAATGGGCTCTGCAAAGAGGGCTTGTTTGAAGAAGCATTGGCACTCTtgtcaaaaatggaaggaaatggTTGCTTACCAAATGCTGTGACTTTTGAAACTGTTATCCATGCTttgtttgaaaaagatgagaatgGCATGGTGGAGAAACTTCTTCGGGAAATGGTTGCTAGAGGCTTATTGAATTGA
- the LOC107644146 gene encoding uncharacterized protein LOC107644146, producing MASKVMFSFFLIFSSIVHQGISQSLEELLGGLGKNMGVVKEAQCMQKLVACNKYLKDQSNVPEECCGPLREIATSNDQECLCAFFNNQQMLDSMQISRDDAMKLPNACSVPVEISTCNNVQSPPVSDINLDPKMFGPPAESSSATGLIRFGVPSFFALLAAALF from the exons atggcTTCCAAGGTTATGTTCTCATTCTTCCTCATATTCTCTTCAATAGTTCATCAAGGAATCTCTCAAAGCCTTGAAGAACTTCTTGGAGGACTTGGAAAAAATATGGGAGTAGTGAAAGAAGCACAATGCATGCAAAAGCTAGTGGCTTGTAATAAATACCTGAAGGACCAAAGTAATGTTCCTGAAGAATGTTGTGGACCTTTGAGGGAAATTGCAACATCAAATGACCAAGAATGTTTGTGCGCTTTCTTCAACAACCAACAGATGCTTGATTCCATGCAAATCTCTAGGGATGATGCCATGAAGCTTCCTAATGCTTGTTCTGTCCCTGTTGAGATTTCTACATGCAACAAtg TACAAAGCCCACCAGTATCAG ATATAAATCTAGACCCTAAAATGTTTGGTCCACCTGCTGAATCATCAAGTGCGACAGGACTCATCCGTTTTGGTGTTCCAAGCTTTTTTGCTTTGTTGGCTGCTGCTCTATTTTAG
- the LOC110272120 gene encoding uncharacterized protein LOC110272120 — translation MRKKTATRRGSLTQLPRIPEKPRASSCSKDPTFTPFPTLLLSPPCADPMARTKITPRYPSSSKPLAPQSTPFCPSTSKGKRPAVEEPTSEPSRPKPRPTPQHPQRVKSHTPLRSVKESQNVDPFEHKSHFMNSHSNYNPHGRELVLYNESIGDSLEYTDVGACAYTSGGGSVKQQKNGATRTEKIVIDDDDDDDDELDDIPPPSTSETSALTGHKSLLYGVVKDFLQKFVNLSNHLISTSQQQRKLAMKNENALRKSRDRVAVLLKYVDNINEDDTMVTDQEEPLDSEEDGSNARGCP, via the exons atgagaaagaaaaccGCCACTCGAAGAGGTTCTCTCACCCAACTTCCCAGAATCCCAGAGAAACCTAGAGCATCCTCATGTTCCAAAGATCCTACCTTTACTCCTTTCCCCACTCTGTTGCTCTCTCCTCCATGCGCCGATCCAATGGCAAGAACAAAAATAACTCCAAGGTATCCTTCATCTTCTAAGCCATTGGCTCCACAAAGTACTCCCTTTTGCCCAAGCACTTCGAAGGGAAAGCGTCCTGCTGTGGAGGAACCCACTTCTGAGCCCTCAAGGCCGAAGCCAAGGCCAACCCCTCAGCATCCACAACGAGTTAAATCTCACACTCCTCTTCGTTCAGTGAAGGAATCTCAAAATGTTGACCCTTTTGAACACAAATCACACTTTATGAACTCTCATTCTAACTATAACCCTCACG GGCGTGAACTAGTGTTGTATAATGAATCTATTGGTGACTCCCTTGAATATACTGATGTTGGTGCTTGTGCTTACACTTCGG gaggtggttcagtgaaacaacAAAAGAATGGGGCGACAAGAACTGAAAAGATTgtcattgatgatgatgatgatgatgatgatgagctaGACGACATCCCTCCTCCTTCAACTTCGGAAACTTCAGCTTTAACTGGTCATAAATCCCTCCTTTATGGAGTTGTGAAGGATTTTCTGCAGAAGTTTGTGAACCTATCCAACCATCTAATCTCTACAAGTCAACAACAGAGAAAGCTTGCGATGAAAAATGAAAATGCCCTCAGAAAATCAAGAGACCGAGTGGCTGTCCTTCTGAAGTATGTAGACAACATTAATGAGGATGACACTATGGTCACGGACCAAGAGGAACCGCTTGATTCTGAGGAGGATGGCTCGAATGCTCGAGGATGTCCCTAG
- the LOC107641118 gene encoding pentatricopeptide repeat-containing protein At1g12775, mitochondrial-like, whose product MTTILKGLCLCGSVEKAVRFHDRVLAHGFHFDQVTYGTLINGLCKTGHTSAAIQVLRKIPHYGVAPDVFMYSAIIDSLCKDTLVSQAFHLFSEMLAKGISPDVITYSSLIFGLCLVGQYKEAVDLLNHMMLKNITPNVYTYSTLIDGLCKEGKIKDAKNVLAVMKKHGVKPDVVWLLIIA is encoded by the coding sequence ATGACAACAATCTTGAAAGGTCTCTGTCTCTGCGGTAGTGTTGAAAAAGCAGTGCGCTTTCATGACAGAGTGCTGGCTCATGGATTTCACTTCGACCAAGTCACTTATGGGACCTTGATCAATGGCCTCTGTAAGACCGGACACACATCAGCTGCTATTCAAGTGTTGAGAAAGATCCCACATTATGGCGTTGCTCCTGATGTCTTCATGTACAGCGCAATTATTGATAGCCTCTGCAAGGATACACTTGTAAGTCAggcttttcatttattttctgaAATGCTTGCTAAGGGAATTTCTCCCGATGTTATCACATACAGTTCTCTCATTTTTGGATTGTGTCTTGTGGGTCAATATAAGGAAGCCGTTGATTTACTAAATCATATGATGCTTAAAAACATTACTCCTAATGTATATACCTATAGTACTTTGATCGATGGGCTATGCAAGGAAGGAAAGATCAAAGATGCTAAGAATGTGTTGGCTGTGATGAAAAAACATGGTGTGAAACCAGATGTGGTGTGGTTACTTATAATAGCTTAA